The segment ATGTTCTCTCTGTTGAACCGCCGCCCGCCGACAATCCGCTGTTGAGCGCCAGGAATTGTGTGATCACACCGCACATCTCCTGGGCAACGCGATCCGCACGGGCGCGTCTCATGCAGATTGCCGTCACCAATGTTCGCGCGTTTCTGAACGGACGTTTGGAGAACGTCATCAACTAACGGCGGCCCCTCTGGACTCGTGGATTAACACTGGCCACATGGAGAATCGAGATGCAAATATGACGCGCGATGTTGCTCTGGCCCTACTCAGGGAATACACGAAGTCCGAGTCACTTATCAAACACGCGCTCGCGGTCGAAGCCGCGATGCGCCATTACGCTGCCCACTTCGGCGAGAACATTGATCTCTGGGGCGTCACCGGCCTCATTCACGATTTCGATTACGAACGCTGGCCCAATCCGCCCGACCACACCCGCGAAGCCGCGCGCATCCTGCGCGAGCGCGGAGTGGATGAGGAAATTGTGGGCGCAATTCTTTCCCACGCCGAATGGAATCAGGATCAGTTCCCCCGCGACCGGCCCTTGCGCAAAACGCTTTTCGCGGTGGACGAACTGTGCGGCTTCATCACCGCCGTCGCTTATGTGCGACCGGAAAAGCTCACCGGCATGACCGCCAGCAGCGTGCGCAAGAAGATGAAACAAAAATCCTTTGCCGCCGCCGTCAAGCGCGAGGACATCGAACAAGGCGCGACGTTGCTCGGCCTCTCACTCGACAACCACATCACGCACGTCATCACCGCGATGCAGGGAATCGCAAGAGAGTTGGGCTTCGAGGGTGCTTCGCCGACGTAAGGAACGAGGAGTCAACGTAATCAGCCACCGTTTGCTTCGGGCAACAGGATCATTCCCGCCGGCACTGATGTTCTTGGCGACTTTGTTATTTCAACGCTGTCTTTGCTTCGTCGGGCAGTTCGATTTTGGTCGAGCCGACATCCTTGACTTCGACGACCATCGTCTGGTTGATGTCGATCTCGCGCTCGCCGGCAGTGACTTTGCCCTGGAGGTTGAACTCGTATTTTGGCAGCGCGCTGTCCTTGAGCCAGAATTTGACCGAGCCTTTCAGTGTTTTCATCTCCGGCGGCGGTTGACCTTCGCGGCGACGCGCGGCCAGCAATATCAATTCCTTGACTTTGTCTTCCGACAGCTCGCCGGCATAAGCTCCGTCCGCTTCCTTCAATTCTTTGACGCCGCCGAGCAGATCGACGGCCTCGGCGGCGGGCGTCTTCCATTGACGGATGCGACGCGCAATGGCCGCCGCGCCGCCCCCGGCCTGTTCAATATCGGCAAACGATTGCCAGCCTTCCAAAGTTTTTGCCGCGCCCTTTTCCCCTTTCATAAATATCTCGATGGACACACCGCCCGGTGTGATTATCAAGTAAGTGTAACCAGCCTTCTCGGTCTTGCCTTCAATCGGCCCGATGTTGCGCCCTGAGCTGCCGGTCTCGTCTTTGGGCGTCGTGGTCCAACTGTAATTGGGGCTGTCGCCGAGTTTTTTGGCGGCGGCGATGATTTTTTCTTTTGCGCCGGACTCCGCGGCGGTGAGCGTGGCCGTCGTGACAACCGTCAATCCAATCAATAAATATTTTTTCATAACGATTCTTTCCCACTTAATGGCGCACGCGGCGGGCGATGTCCAGCTTGCGTGTTGGAAAACTTTTTATTGGATCAGGTTATTGACTCCCTTTGATGCAGACAGGAACAACCTAAAGGTTGAACTCCAGCAGAAACGGCCGGCGCGGCGTTGGAGTTCACGCTTTAGCGTGTCCGATGGGCCAAAGGGAATCTGGTGGATGGCCTGGCATTTTTTCCGCAGACACAACGCGCAGGGGACCGGTCATCGGCGGCTTTCGCAGTTGTGTGATTACCGGTTGTGCCTGTTTCGCGACGGCAGGAGATTGGGTTCCCTTTTTTAGCCGGACGAATTATTTGCGCAATTCATGGCGAAAGGCGATATTTCCCGCGTATGAAAGCAATCATCGTTAGTTTGACAATGCTGGGCTTCGCCGCGTCGGCTTTGGCGCTCGACAAGGTGGAGCTGGACTATCGAATCAACAAGCTGACGGCCAAATTCGTGGCGTTGCAGCAAAAGCCGGACAAGCGCATCCCGGCCGAAACGCTGCGCAAGGCGCGAGGCATCGTCCTGATGGAGAGGACCAAGGCCGGCTTCCTATTCGCCTACCAGGGCGGCAATGGCGTGGCGCTGGTCAAAGACGCACAGTCCGAACAGTGGAGTCCTGCGGCATTCGTGAGGGCGAGCGAAGCCAGTCTGGGATTTCAAATTGGCGGCCAACAGTCGTTTGTCGTGATTCTCCTGATGAACAACACCGCCAAGGACATGCTGACCGATCTGAACTATAAGTTCGGTGGCGAAGCGAGCGGAACCGCCGGTCAGGACAGTGCTGGGGCTGAAGGTGTCGTCTCCTCGATCGAGGCGCCCGTGCTCGTCTATAGCGACCGCAAAGGGCTGTACGGCGGCGCCGCCATCAAGGGCGACACTCTCGCGCCCGACACGGACGCCAACGTCGCGTATTACGAGCAGGCAGTGACCATGAAGGAAATCCTGTTCGAGAACAAAGTGAAGCCGACCGAGGCCACATCCGAACTGATCAAAAAAATCACGGAATACTTTGGGCAGTAAGTCAACTGCGGTTCAATAATCAACTAACTTTCAGGCCGTCCACTCCGGACGGCCTGATTTGTTAGGCTAGGGTCATGCGGTGTTGCCCGCAGTGGCGAGCAAACCTCCGCGCGCCCAAGACGCGATAGGCGGGTGTTGCCGCTGCTGTGGACTTTGAAGGAAATAGACCATCTTGCGTCTTGATATAACGGTGATTTTGGCTCAACTTTAGTCCATCAGGCCACCTCGTTCGTTATGACAGCAACGGGAAAGCAATCGTGGGAGAAGGTTCGAGCAAAAGGACGCACTCGTTTTATTATGCAGAGCATGGTTCGCTGGGGGATTCCGTTCGGAATGGTCACGACTTTTGGCCCCATTCTCTTTGACATTCTCTATGACATTGCCAAGCACGGGGCCGAGACACCGCTTGTTCTTCCTTGGTGGTACAACCTTGTAACTGCCTTCGTGATTTCAATTCTGAGTTTCGGTTATTTGTTCGGCCAGGGGAATTGGAGCAAAAATGAGAGCGCTTATCTGA is part of the Verrucomicrobiota bacterium genome and harbors:
- a CDS encoding lipid-binding SYLF domain-containing protein, yielding MKAIIVSLTMLGFAASALALDKVELDYRINKLTAKFVALQQKPDKRIPAETLRKARGIVLMERTKAGFLFAYQGGNGVALVKDAQSEQWSPAAFVRASEASLGFQIGGQQSFVVILLMNNTAKDMLTDLNYKFGGEASGTAGQDSAGAEGVVSSIEAPVLVYSDRKGLYGGAAIKGDTLAPDTDANVAYYEQAVTMKEILFENKVKPTEATSELIKKITEYFGQ
- a CDS encoding HDIG domain-containing protein, encoding MTRDVALALLREYTKSESLIKHALAVEAAMRHYAAHFGENIDLWGVTGLIHDFDYERWPNPPDHTREAARILRERGVDEEIVGAILSHAEWNQDQFPRDRPLRKTLFAVDELCGFITAVAYVRPEKLTGMTASSVRKKMKQKSFAAAVKREDIEQGATLLGLSLDNHITHVITAMQGIARELGFEGASPT